A window from Drosophila kikkawai strain 14028-0561.14 chromosome 2L, DkikHiC1v2, whole genome shotgun sequence encodes these proteins:
- the raw gene encoding uncharacterized protein raw isoform X3, with the protein MMQLPMFFLLVILLLMLMVTTMSGQRSDNEEEFDEASAKILEVLNAWRAKARCNVVPDERTQELFHELSFHPSQKQISEMLQTAKKVARKGGSGQANGLTFGQFCVLAADLKRFRASTISNQPSYCDYQPLLPEQDDPASSSTSSKQHLQSPAAAQSSSPAYSNKKSDNHGTELRSTKSFSSVDDTKKKKNASNEPVEVFLGGSCNPTTWRADVAIPALKELGISFYNPQVSDWTPDLIELEHRAKEKARVLFFVMDSETRASAGAIEAAHIAGQNCKQLVLVLHPYKPNQKILNEPISQQEYLDLYRNQLILKELVSRRGLPVLDNIPLGLHRTKEILSGIRDPPSKISSILDTVRGAFDRVNPQSDLLTVEQCKRALLFLGYAQSLVNLDNLTKIIINQRESLKLLQTHSPKAGVENLDGSAADEGSNCIQPTLPSQELIDFDLFCVISAYLSVLQQEIHESGCISPIKGTNVPPPQVYFTNAPDVDIYYSASKNISRTSSNASVPSNSSSGIGHDLERQNLFEQLSRSRDSGTSSPQPTAASGSLGKSPRPQILLNVESIETTEIITTKTIETKANAVTAAQLVSTPAEEEESDSNDSVFSSSSSIASAGDALCCGGGLDLRDVYLGGSCVLRTKWRTELAVPYLQSKNVSFHTPALHESIQLMQQNQDQSQEQATAAQQQQAPNEQQQQQRSFVRTRRKCKGNQLQLEEQEELTVAEESLSWSLPPVAVRQSLYNPSLLDSSRVLLFVITNETRSLAPMTLAAHCIGLMYNVVLAVQMLPDDCVLGGEKLTVAAIKDYNRGRSYLIDLAKRQGVPVFTEIREALECTVAKVQAYNNRDRC; encoded by the exons ATGATGCAATTGCCAATGTTTTTCCTGCTGGTGATTCtactgctgatgctgatggtgACGACGATGTCTGGCCAAAGGTCGGACAATGAGGAAGAGTTCGACGAGGCATCCgcaaaaatatt AGAAGTGCTGAATGCATGGCGTGCGAAGGCCCGGTGCAATGTGGTGCCCGACGAGCGGACCCAGGAGCTCTTCCACGAGCTAAGCTTCCATCCTAGCCAAAAGCAAA TAAGTGAAATGCTGCAAACGGCCAAGAAGGTGGCCCGCAAGGGTGGAAGTGGACAGGCGAATGGCTTAACCTTTGGCCAGTTTTGTGTTCTAGCCGCGGATCTGAAGCGTTTCAG AGCTTCAACAATTTCGAATCAGCCGTCTTATTGTGATTACCAGCCACTACTCCCGGAACAAGATGATCCTGCcagctcctccacctcctccaaGCAGCATCTGCAATCGCCAGCTGCCGCCCAATCGTCGTCACCTGCTTACAGCAACAAGAAGTCCGATAACCATGGCACCGAGCTGCGGAGCACCAAGTCCTTCAGCAGTGTAGATGAcaccaaaaagaagaaaaacgcCAGCAATGAGCCTGTGGAGGTTTTCCTCGGCGGCTCCTGTAATCCAACCACCTGGCGCGCCGACGTTGCCATACCAGCCCTCAAGGAGTTGGGCATTTCGTTCTACAATCCT CAAGTATCCGATTGGACGCCCGATCTTATAGAGCTGGAGCATCGAGCTAAGGAAAAGGCCCGTGTATTATTCTTCGTTATGGATTCGGAAACACGCGCATCTGCTGGTGCCATCGAGGCGGCACACATAGCGGGTCAAAACTGCAAGCAGCTGGTGTTGGTTTTGCATCCGTATAAACCAAATCAGAAGATCCTGAATGAGCCTATTTCACAGCA AGAATACCTCGATCTATATCGGAATCAATTGATACTTAAGGAGCTGGTCTCCCGTCGCGGCCTGCCTGTATTGGATAACATTCCCTTGGGCTTGCATCGTACCAAGGAAATTCTATCTGGCATCCGAGACCCACCGTCCAAAATATCTTCTATATTAGA TACCGTTCGCGGCGCCTTCGATCGCGTGAATCCGCAAAGCGATCTGCTCACTGTGGAACAGTGCAAACGTGCTCTCTTATTCCTAGGCTATGCTCAGAGTTTAGTTAATTTAGACAATCTAACTAAGATCATAATCAATCAACGCGAATCGCTGAAATTGCTCCAAACGCACAGTCCCAAAGCTGGCGTTGAAAATCTGGACGGGAGTGCTGCTGATGAGGGCAGCAATTGCATCCAGCCCACTTTGCCCAGCCAGGAACTCATCGACTTTGATCTGTTCTGTGTGATCTCGGCCTACCTGTCCGTCCTGCAGCAGGAGATCCACGAAAGCGGGTGTATTTCGCCCATTAAGGGCACTAATGTACCGCCGCCGCAGGTCTACTTCACAAatg CTCCCGACGTTGACATATATTACTCggccagcaagaatatttcGCGCACTTCGAGCAACGCCAGCGTTCcgtccaacagcagcagtggTATTGGCCATGACCTagaacggcagaatttgttcgAGCAGCTCAGCCGTAGCCGGGATAGCGGCACCTCGTCGCCCCAGCCCACGGCGGCATCGGGAAGCTTAGGTAAAAGTCCCAGGCCACAGATTTTGCTGAATGTGGAGTCGATCGAAACAACCGAAATAATCACAACCAAAACAATAGAAACCAAGGCCAATGCTGTGACGGCTGCCCAATTAGTCTCTACGcccgccgaggaggaggaaagcGACTCCAACGATTCGGTCttctccagcagcagctcaaTAGCCAGTGCCGGCGATGCCCTCTGTTGCGGTGGTGGGCTAGATCTCCGGGATGTCTATCTGGGCGGAAGCTGTGTCCTCCGCACCAAGTGGCGTACGGAGCTGGCTGTTCCGTATCTACAGTCGAAGAATGTGAGCTTCCACACTCCGGCCCTGCACGAGAGTATCCAGCTGATGCAGCAGAACCAGGATCAAAGCCAGGAGCAGGCAACTGCCGCACAGCAACAGCAAGCGCCTAAcgaacaacagcagcagcagagatcGTTTGTGCGCACGCGAAGAAAGTGCAAGGGTAACCAGCTGCAGTTGGAAGAGCAAGAGGAGCTGACCGTCGCTGAGGAGTCGCTCAGCTGGTCCCTGCCACCGGTGGCAGTGCGCCAGAGCCTGTACAACCCATCGCTGCTGGACTCTAGCCGAGTGCTGCTCTTCGTCATTACGAATGAGACGCGTTCGCTGGCCCCCATGACACTGGCCGCTCACTGCATCGGCCTCATGTACAACGTTGTGCTGGCGGTGCAGATGCTGCCCGATGACTGCGTCCTGGGTGGCGAGAAG CTGACGGTGGCGGCCATCAAAGACTACAATCGCGGACGGTCGTACCTGATCGACTTGGCCAAGCGCCAGGGCGTGCCCGTATTCACTGAGATTCGGGAGGCCCTCGAGTGCACCGTGGCCAAGGTGCAGGCCTACAACAACCGGGATCGCTGCTAA
- the raw gene encoding uncharacterized protein raw isoform X4, translated as MHRMVKLFLREVLNAWRAKARCNVVPDERTQELFHELSFHPSQKQISEMLQTAKKVARKGGSGQANGLTFGQFCVLAADLKRFRASTISNQPSYCDYQPLLPEQDDPASSSTSSKQHLQSPAAAQSSSPAYSNKKSDNHGTELRSTKSFSSVDDTKKKKNASNEPVEVFLGGSCNPTTWRADVAIPALKELGISFYNPQVSDWTPDLIELEHRAKEKARVLFFVMDSETRASAGAIEAAHIAGQNCKQLVLVLHPYKPNQKILNEPISQQEYLDLYRNQLILKELVSRRGLPVLDNIPLGLHRTKEILSGIRDPPSKISSILDTVRGAFDRVNPQSDLLTVEQCKRALLFLGYAQSLVNLDNLTKIIINQRESLKLLQTHSPKAGVENLDGSAADEGSNCIQPTLPSQELIDFDLFCVISAYLSVLQQEIHESGCISPIKGTNVPPPQVYFTNAPDVDIYYSASKNISRTSSNASVPSNSSSGIGHDLERQNLFEQLSRSRDSGTSSPQPTAASGSLGKSPRPQILLNVESIETTEIITTKTIETKANAVTAAQLVSTPAEEEESDSNDSVFSSSSSIASAGDALCCGGGLDLRDVYLGGSCVLRTKWRTELAVPYLQSKNVSFHTPALHESIQLMQQNQDQSQEQATAAQQQQAPNEQQQQQRSFVRTRRKCKGNQLQLEEQEELTVAEESLSWSLPPVAVRQSLYNPSLLDSSRVLLFVITNETRSLAPMTLAAHCIGLMYNVVLAVQMLPDDCVLGGEKLTVAAIKDYNRGRSYLIDLAKRQGVPVFTEIREALECTVAKVQAYNNRDRC; from the exons AGAAGTGCTGAATGCATGGCGTGCGAAGGCCCGGTGCAATGTGGTGCCCGACGAGCGGACCCAGGAGCTCTTCCACGAGCTAAGCTTCCATCCTAGCCAAAAGCAAA TAAGTGAAATGCTGCAAACGGCCAAGAAGGTGGCCCGCAAGGGTGGAAGTGGACAGGCGAATGGCTTAACCTTTGGCCAGTTTTGTGTTCTAGCCGCGGATCTGAAGCGTTTCAG AGCTTCAACAATTTCGAATCAGCCGTCTTATTGTGATTACCAGCCACTACTCCCGGAACAAGATGATCCTGCcagctcctccacctcctccaaGCAGCATCTGCAATCGCCAGCTGCCGCCCAATCGTCGTCACCTGCTTACAGCAACAAGAAGTCCGATAACCATGGCACCGAGCTGCGGAGCACCAAGTCCTTCAGCAGTGTAGATGAcaccaaaaagaagaaaaacgcCAGCAATGAGCCTGTGGAGGTTTTCCTCGGCGGCTCCTGTAATCCAACCACCTGGCGCGCCGACGTTGCCATACCAGCCCTCAAGGAGTTGGGCATTTCGTTCTACAATCCT CAAGTATCCGATTGGACGCCCGATCTTATAGAGCTGGAGCATCGAGCTAAGGAAAAGGCCCGTGTATTATTCTTCGTTATGGATTCGGAAACACGCGCATCTGCTGGTGCCATCGAGGCGGCACACATAGCGGGTCAAAACTGCAAGCAGCTGGTGTTGGTTTTGCATCCGTATAAACCAAATCAGAAGATCCTGAATGAGCCTATTTCACAGCA AGAATACCTCGATCTATATCGGAATCAATTGATACTTAAGGAGCTGGTCTCCCGTCGCGGCCTGCCTGTATTGGATAACATTCCCTTGGGCTTGCATCGTACCAAGGAAATTCTATCTGGCATCCGAGACCCACCGTCCAAAATATCTTCTATATTAGA TACCGTTCGCGGCGCCTTCGATCGCGTGAATCCGCAAAGCGATCTGCTCACTGTGGAACAGTGCAAACGTGCTCTCTTATTCCTAGGCTATGCTCAGAGTTTAGTTAATTTAGACAATCTAACTAAGATCATAATCAATCAACGCGAATCGCTGAAATTGCTCCAAACGCACAGTCCCAAAGCTGGCGTTGAAAATCTGGACGGGAGTGCTGCTGATGAGGGCAGCAATTGCATCCAGCCCACTTTGCCCAGCCAGGAACTCATCGACTTTGATCTGTTCTGTGTGATCTCGGCCTACCTGTCCGTCCTGCAGCAGGAGATCCACGAAAGCGGGTGTATTTCGCCCATTAAGGGCACTAATGTACCGCCGCCGCAGGTCTACTTCACAAatg CTCCCGACGTTGACATATATTACTCggccagcaagaatatttcGCGCACTTCGAGCAACGCCAGCGTTCcgtccaacagcagcagtggTATTGGCCATGACCTagaacggcagaatttgttcgAGCAGCTCAGCCGTAGCCGGGATAGCGGCACCTCGTCGCCCCAGCCCACGGCGGCATCGGGAAGCTTAGGTAAAAGTCCCAGGCCACAGATTTTGCTGAATGTGGAGTCGATCGAAACAACCGAAATAATCACAACCAAAACAATAGAAACCAAGGCCAATGCTGTGACGGCTGCCCAATTAGTCTCTACGcccgccgaggaggaggaaagcGACTCCAACGATTCGGTCttctccagcagcagctcaaTAGCCAGTGCCGGCGATGCCCTCTGTTGCGGTGGTGGGCTAGATCTCCGGGATGTCTATCTGGGCGGAAGCTGTGTCCTCCGCACCAAGTGGCGTACGGAGCTGGCTGTTCCGTATCTACAGTCGAAGAATGTGAGCTTCCACACTCCGGCCCTGCACGAGAGTATCCAGCTGATGCAGCAGAACCAGGATCAAAGCCAGGAGCAGGCAACTGCCGCACAGCAACAGCAAGCGCCTAAcgaacaacagcagcagcagagatcGTTTGTGCGCACGCGAAGAAAGTGCAAGGGTAACCAGCTGCAGTTGGAAGAGCAAGAGGAGCTGACCGTCGCTGAGGAGTCGCTCAGCTGGTCCCTGCCACCGGTGGCAGTGCGCCAGAGCCTGTACAACCCATCGCTGCTGGACTCTAGCCGAGTGCTGCTCTTCGTCATTACGAATGAGACGCGTTCGCTGGCCCCCATGACACTGGCCGCTCACTGCATCGGCCTCATGTACAACGTTGTGCTGGCGGTGCAGATGCTGCCCGATGACTGCGTCCTGGGTGGCGAGAAG CTGACGGTGGCGGCCATCAAAGACTACAATCGCGGACGGTCGTACCTGATCGACTTGGCCAAGCGCCAGGGCGTGCCCGTATTCACTGAGATTCGGGAGGCCCTCGAGTGCACCGTGGCCAAGGTGCAGGCCTACAACAACCGGGATCGCTGCTAA
- the CatB gene encoding catalase, which produces MCSRDPASNQLIDYKTNDSEEQKECTTSVGAPVAVKDAIQTVGPRGPALLQDFHFLDEVMSFDCERIPERVAYAKGAGAFGYFECTHDISKFCAATIFDKVKKRTAIAMRFSMACGENGTADTNREQRGFAVKFYTEDGIWDIVGCNMPVYYVRDPSLFPSLIHAQSRNPQTHLRDADMFWDFMTLRPETLHALLMYFSDRGTPDGYRHMHGYGVNTYRMVSSTGETQYVKFHFKTDQGIKNLDSRRCDELKSNDPDYAIRDLFNSIKKGNYPTWSMFIQVMLNEEAKKCRFNPFDVTKIWPQKDFPLLPVGKLVLDRNPTNYFTEVEQLAFSPAHMVPGIEPSPDKMLQGRLFAYGDTHRHRLGVNCMQIPVNCPYRVNVRNFQRDGPMTVTDNQNGAPNYFPNSFCGPKESSRAMALQTCCPVTGDVYRYMSGDTEDNFSQVTDFWTYTLDNCGRKRLIRNLSEHLTEASQFLQERAVKLFTMVHSDFGRLMTEALNTAKISKF; this is translated from the exons atgtgttCCCGTGATCCGGCTTCAAATCAGTTGATTGACTACAAAACCAATGACTCTGAGGAGCAGAAAGAGTGCACCACTTCTGTTGGAGCTCCGGTTGCCGTGAAGGATGCCATACAGACTGTGGGTCCAAGGGGTCCTGCCCTGCTCCAGGACTTTCACTTTTTAGACGAAGTTATGAGCTTCGATTGCGAGCGAATTCCCGAACGCGTTGCCTATGCCAAGGGAGCTGGAGCCTTTGGTTACTTTGAGTGCACCCATGACATTTCCAAATTCTGTGCAGCCACGATTTTCGATAAGGTGAAGAAGCGCACAGCCATTGCCATGCGTTTTTCAATGGCCTGCGGTGAGAATGGTACGGCGGATACGAATCGTGAGCAGCGAGGATTTGCAGTAAAATTCTACACGGAGGACGGCATCTGGGATATCGTGGGGTGCAACATGCCCGTGTATTATGTGCGGGATCCCTCGCTGTTCCCCAGCCTGATACATGCCCAAAGTCGGAATCCACAGACGCATTTAAGAGATGCAGATATGTTCTGGGACTTTATGACCCTGCGTCCTGAGACCCTGCATGCCCTGCTAATGTATTTCAGCGATCGCGGAACGCCCGATGGATATCGCCACATGCACGGCTACGGAGTGAACACCTACCGCATGGTCAGTTCAACTGGCGAAACGCAGTATGTTAAGTTTCACTTTAAGACTGATCAGGGCATCAAGAATCTGGACAGTCGCCGTTGCGATGAGCTAAAGTCCAACGACCCGGATTATGCCATTCGGGATCTGTTCAACTCGATCAAGAAGGGCAATTATCCCACTTGGAGCATGTTTATACAG GTAATGCTCAACGAGGAGGCCAAGAAATGCCGATTTAATCCCTTCGATGTGACCAAAATATGGCCACAGAAGGACTTTCCCCTGCTGCCAGTCGGCAAGCTCGTTCTCGATCGTAACCCCACTAATTATTTTACGGAAGTGGAACAACTAGCCTTTAGTCCGGCCCACATGGTACCGGGAATTGAGCCATCGCCGGATAAAATGCTCCAGGGCCGGCTCTTTGCCTACGGAGACACCCATCGGCACCGTTTGGGCGTCAACTGCATGCAGATCCCGGTCAACTGTCCGTACAGGGTCAATGTGAGGAATTTCCAGCGCGATGGTCCCATGACCGTGACTGACAATCAAAACGGAGCCCCCAACTATTTCCCTAACTCGTTCTGCGGACCCAAGGAAAGTTCCCGGGCAATGGCCCTACAAACATGCTGTCCTGTGACCGGAGATGTGTACCGCTACATGAGCGGCGATACAGAGGACAACTTCAGCCAGGTCACCGACTTTTGGACATACACTCTGGACAACTGCGGAAGGAAGCGACTCATCCGGAACTTGTCCGAGCATCTGACTGAGGCCAGTCAGTTCCTTCAGGAGCGAGCCGTCAAGTTATTCACCATGGTGCACTCTGATTTCGGTCGCTTGATGACGGAGGCCCTAAACACGGCCAAGATATCAAAGTTCTAG